In Rhinolophus ferrumequinum isolate MPI-CBG mRhiFer1 chromosome 8, mRhiFer1_v1.p, whole genome shotgun sequence, the DNA window tcaaaaactaaatgaaaagaaataaagagcaaataAACACAATAGAAAGTGCCTTAAGGAAGGAAATAGGAGAATTGagataaaaatttataaacagatatgaaaaaagaaataaggatttgagagaaatataaatataaagataggCACAAAATGTCATGTATAGATAACCAGAGTTCTGGAAGAAGATAAGAAAGCAATGAAACAGGTTAAATACTAAAAAGCTATAATTTAAGGACACTTTCCGGATATAAAAAGTATGAAGCTACAAACTGAAAGCGCACACTGAGTAACTGACGCTATTTACCCAGAATGACCAATGCCAAGAACTATACTAGTAAAATTACtggactttaaagaaaaagaaaatccttttgtgtttctaaaaagaaaaagaaagaagcatatGGCTTATAAGGGAAAGTAAGTTAGATTATTATCAGACATTTCCAACATTTTATgccagaaagaaatggaataatgCATTTAAATAAAGTGTAAGCCAAGGATTTTACTTTCAGTAAAACTGACTTTCCATTGTAAACACAAATTGTTACCAGCATGTAAGAGCTCAAGGAATATTGTTTCCGTGAGCCTTTTCTGAGGAATCTACTAGAAAACAAGTTTGAAGAACCAGAATAACTACAGAAACATCAATATAAGGACTGATGGCAAGcattagatatatttattttctgataaacTAAAGCTGAAATTAGCGCAAAGAGGGAGATATATGATATGTAATGGCTCTGTAATATGACCCTGACGATATaatacaacaatttttaaaaacagcgtGTGAGTGGGGagtaaaggaaattttttaatgttttgataatCAAGTTAGTGGTGCTGATAGTTCTGTTATTCCAATACTGTTGACCAAATGAATATAGGATATTCTACATCTGTTGTCTTCTTTGTCTTTGAGTCCTGAACTGGAAGAAAGGAGATGCCAACGTCATGGAGAAGAGGCTAAGCAAAAGCAAAGTAGTTTGAATTCAATTTAGTAATATcactacaaaatcaatgtattttttcctttatgactGTTAACACTTAAAACACTTAGAAATCGTAACCAACCCAGTAGAAAGAGCCTCAAGATTATTGTCTTGAAATGTTATTTCTCACTAAAAGAACCAGGGcctggagaaatgactgatttcaGGCCTGGGGCAATAACTGTACAGAATGAGTATGGAACATCTAGTCCCATAAGATAATGAGGAAACTAGCAAAGTCTGCTATGGTCTTGTCAAAAGGACTCAGAAGACAACTTGAAGGGGCTTCTACTCTCCAAGGATAGAATAATTTGAGTTTCAGTGATGATAATAATTGCATCTGATTGAAGCCAATCGTGTAAATCTTTGAGtttataaagatattaaaaaacattttaaaattggttaCCTGTAGGGGATGACGAGGCATCATTTCATTATATTGTTAAATAAGTAACTGATGCGTTGGCAAAACTCATAAAGAAAAGGACAGAATGAtacatttatcctgcctttcctccACCGACTCTACCACCATGTAACCAAATAGAAGAAGGGAAGCAGATCCTGTAAAAGTATTCTAACTAATaatgaaaagagagaacaaaagaactTTTTGCCAACATCAATTAATGGATATAGGTACTAAGCTTCAATACCAACTATGATCACAAAATGAGAGAGAAGCAGATATACGTGCTTACTATATATACTCTTgccaatattccctatgctcttgTGAAAGGCATCAAATCTTAGTTTAAACCAGAATCTAGATTCAGCTGACAATTTGTCAGAGGAAACAGGAGCATGAAAACTGCACTGTAAGTATGCAATCAGCAAGTCTACACTGGGGAAAACTCTACAGGTCAAAAGTCCTGAATTCTTCACAAATAAATTGTAAGAAGTGAAAGgaatggatggaaaaaaaaaacttaaaagacatATCAAAGTATTAAAAAGTGGATAAAATTATAGTATCTAGGAAAGCacatttggattaaaaaaagcAACTATAAAAATCCAAGGAAGCAATTATTGAATAGTATATTATCTACTCACAGGACAGAGCAGGCTGTGTTTGGGTAGGGAACATGGAAGGACCTTCTCGAGTGGCTGGTGATATTGTATTTCTTGACCTTAGTAGTGGCTATAAAATGTtcactttataataattttttgagCCATATCTTGCTTTGAttggttttctgtatttatggTTGCTTATACaacgatttttaaaaatagtcattaaataatcttttttgaGTTCTTATTATATATCAGCCTTTATTTGATGTTGGCAAGGCAAACATTAACACATTTCGTACAGCGGGGACAATTACATTAGATTGTGTTAAGAATGGGGCGAGTATAGGAGATACTTTGGGAGCACATGAGAAGGACACCTGATCCAACTATGGGGGTCCAAGCAGGCTTTTTCCAAACCTGAAGCCAGACTTTGGCTTTTTTCCAAAGTCTGAAGTATGCATGGGTATTAGCTTGGTGGAGAGCTGGGGGAGAAGCAGAGGAACACCCCTGGAAGGAGTGGAAATAACATTTGGGACAAGATCgatatgagagagaaaaatagtgaTTTTGTGGAACTGAAAGAAGTTCAGTCTTCATGAAAagtaacatgaaaagaaaatgcgAGGGAGAGGTGTTGGGAGAGGAACAGGGGCAAGATCCTGAATTACCTTTTAATTCATATTAAGATGTTAATTTTGTATAGAGGAAACTATTCTATCTTTTAAACGTACGTGAcctcagatttgcattttagaaagactaTTCTCCCTACATTACAGAGCATGGCATGGATGCAGATTGGTAGCGGTGGTGATGTTGGTGAGAGATACTGGAAGCGGGGAGGCTGACTAGCTAGAAAGGCTGTTGCCTTAGTACAGGTGAGAGATGACACTTGCTTGAAAGATACCTGAGCTGTGGGGATGGACAGAAGTGTACAGGTCAAGAGGCATTTATAGGACAGAAATTACAGAACTTGGTCATTGCCTGGGTATAGGGAAAGAAGGATAGGAAGGAGTCAAaggtaatttttatgtttcagtcaTTGAATTAAAGTTAATGTCATTTCCTGAGAGAGTAGCACACAGACCATGAATTCAAGGAAGAAATTTTGGTAGATAATGGGGCATATTGAATTTGCTGTACTTATGAGAAATCTAATTGGATATATATGCTAGTCATTGAGATATAAATGTctgacacacagaggagagagtTGGGCTAGTGGTACAGATTTCAGAATGCCACGTGGATGATGATTAAAGTTATGTAAATGGATGCAATAAACCAGAGAGAATATAAACAGTGAGAGAAATAAATGCCCATAACAGAATTCTAAGGAACTCTAACATCTCTGTAATTGACAGAGAAAGAATCACCCACATAGGAGTCTGAGAAGGATAGGAGAAAAACCATTATACTCTGGTGTCACAGAAACCAAGGGAAAAGAATGTTGCAATAAGGGGTGTTTGACATTGTCAACTAAAGTCGGGAAAGATATAGTCTGAGAGATGGACATTGGATTTagcaaaataattacatttcaacATCTCAGACCATTGCCACACCAAATGCCATATTCATTTAAATGCATTTACTTCAAGAGGTTTGGAAAATGACTGCATTTGCTATTGTGTTGATAAGATGCTTCTGTTTCACCAGAGAATAACAGAGCATTTTATTTGACCTGACACTGACATTATTCtaaggtttatttgtttttcagatggaATAATCGAAACATAGGTAAACTCCAgcgcccaccacctgtttttgtatatGAAGTTCTACTGGAATATAGCTAGGCCTATTAGTTTATAGCCACGCCcatttattcagtcatctgtggctgcttttcCACTCTATTGGAAAGTttacataacaacaaaaaatgcatggcctgcaaagttgaaaatatttactacctggccctttacagaagaagTTTGCTGACGCCCGACCTAGAGTCTAGACTTCAGACTAAAGCAGCAACTTACAAATCCTGACTTGCACAGTAACTCTTaattttttgtatctgtatgATCTCCATGTTTAGACAAAAGGAACCCTTCTGGGGTTGATTTGGAAAGcaaaatttcaaaaggaaaatgttcacAGCCATCCTAAGCAAACATAACAGAACATGACCACATCCCTTTTGTGTTTGGGTCAACTGATGGCAGAAAGATCTGGAACCATCTACGTCTTCCTGGAGAAACGATGTTGTAAGTCCACCGCAGGCTCTTGAATATGTGTGCTGCAGACCACAGAACACTTACCTCAGTTTACTGTTGCAATGGTGGCAACGGAAGCAGGACTTATGAAAACTCTGCTTGTCTGCTGTTAGGCACTCCATTGGGTAAACTGTCTTTTGACAAAgtatacatatttctttgtcttggaGTAgcagtttctaaaaataaaaatgtacaaaagctTATTTAGTGTTCTTTTCAGTCATActgtagaaacaaaacaaacatcagCTACATATTAACTGGTCATGCAGTTCAAGTAGAAAGCTCTAAGAATCTTGTTCTGACATTCCTTCTCTGGATATAAGCTGTCCTACCAACAGGTCTGAGACTCTGGTACAATCAACCTTACTCTAGTGTCTCTACTATTTTATACATTGTACAAGTTGACTTTTATTGTTTAAGGAaacatatataagtaaaatatgtttGTTAACTTTAATAcgttaaaaagaatgtatagtaaACTCAGCCTGGGGAGTCCGCTAATCACTCTAGCTAGATAACTGAACTTTCCATGTATATAAAGGTTTACACCTAACTTGGTCCAAAGCTTTTATTGTTTAAAGCATTCTggagagatttttctaaaatatgcacATGTCTTTTCAGCTAAGGACGTtgtgtttgtttaaatattttctggatgACTTAGTGTTGACCTCTATGACACCAATTCTTAACTTGAATCCAAAGAGACTCCTGATTACATTGAAGAGTTCATGGCCTTTTGTCCTCAGTCTAAATGGCTTTGGATTTCAGGTCTTTCTGGATTTGCATGTCTGCCTGTTAAAGTCCCCCACCACTTCCCTTGCTTTAAAGTACCTATATTTACATGCTGCTGTCAGGTGAATGCTAGCTCCTATGACTAATAATAGTAGTTGTATTACTAACCAGTGTTTGCACAGTGGTTCAGAAGTTACCTCAGTATCGTTTGGATCCTCACAATGATCCAGTGAGAATGACTAAGTTTTCATCTTAGTTATACATAAAAGCATACAAGCTCAAggatttttatacaaataaataaatatatatatatatatatatatatatatatatatatatatatatatatatatatatacttatttgtgCTTCGAGGCTCAATTTAAGCTATTGAGAGATCACTTTTGTTTATTGGGCTCTAGTAGgagaaatatttctatatttaacatCAGGGtgatttttcgtttgtttgttttgtggggtatttttttgtattttctatatgtttgtCGCTATCGTAACAGAAATCGAGCATTTGAAATTAATTAGACAACTTTGCTTAATTATGCCAGAAGCAAGCACATTAAGAAATCATATTAACCCAAGAAACTAGACACATATGTTGCAAATATGATAGAGGCATTGTTATTAGTttcagcagttttatttttaggcTTGCTATTTCTTTCAATCTGTCTAAAAGAATGGATTAGGCTAATGATACACATTAATTATGTCAAATCCTTTTATTGTGAAGCCTCATTAATTGTAAAAtgtaaggaaatataaataaatgagctgTTCGTTGATGTACTAAGTTCATGTTTTAAATCTCCCTCCTTCCAAAtacaatcaaatttttaaaatgcactatCCATGTTCATCTGCGAATGAGGTGAACTGAGCTATCATTCAAGATTtaagaaaggtgaaaaaaatcagtcatagaaaaaaaatcagtggcatTAAAGAAAGCTAACTCCATTGAACTCAATGACAATAATTAAATACACAAAGGGTCTAATTCCATACCTACACTTTTGTCAGAGACACCAATCAATAAACATCCTTAAAGCACATATCATGAGTGTAAATTATTTCTTGGATTATTACCAGGCTTTATTGAGTTCAACTGCAACCACCACTTCAGTCTGGCAGTGAAAAATGTGTCAATAGTAGGTCAAGGGATATTATCTAATATTGTCTTAAACAAGCGGatgaaataataacttttaataagGAATATTAATAATGTGCTATGGGTgtacaattattaataaatatatagttgCATATAATCATTAATACTGTCATCATAACAATTATTTTATCTGCTGCTTTGTACCTTGAAAAATACTGTAATCTATATATGTAATAGTATTTGTTATTCTCACACAGTGCAGGTGAATCATATTATATGCTTTTGTAAAGGGAAAGTGGTAAAAGGAAGCGTTGTAAACACAAGGACATTGGCAACCAGGGAAAGCGGTTAGTCTTAGGTTATATTGTTTAGTTACTTCCACGCACTCTTTTAACTGCATCTTAGCTATGGAACACATGCCTTTAAATGGGTTAATCTCCCTTCACATTTTGCAAGCCTAGTTACCACTTATAAATGCAGATTCCTCTTGGAAGGCAGTTCTCATCTCAGCTGCAGAAGAATCTGAGGTTGCACATCCCAGACTTCCAAAAACTCTTTCACTCTCCTGCCACGTCTTTTGAAAATTCTTCCTGAGCTCTTTAGGTGAATCcgaaatatctaaaatatgtcCAGCGATGACATCTTCGTAGGTCGGTGGGGCATGCTTGAAGTCAAAGCCAGATCTGCCAGCTTCTGAGTTATGCGAAGACACCGTCATCTTCGATCCAACAATTTGATTCTCAAACGCATCCAAGCCTGAGAAATGTTCACTTAGAGACCTTGTTTCAGAGCGTACACTGGGCTGCTTAACAGGAATGTTTTCTTGCAACTCTTTAGGACGATTGCAAGAAAAGCCGGTAAAACTAGTGTTTTCTAAAGATGTTAATCCAAATCCCTCCTTGCAAAACGCACgactttcttgttttctattatGGTTTGCTTCTCCATTTACATAAACTCTTGTGTTTGACTTGGCTTCAAAAACTGGGTCATCTTCAAATTCCCTGAACcatctgtttatttcattttcatggtcATTCACGAAATTCTCAGCCATTTGAACAGTTCGGTTGGCTGCTTCATATCTCTGCGTGTGCTCTGACAGGTGAGGCCCTTCCACTTGGCGGATGATTTCGACTGAGTCAAAACTTTCAGTTTCCGGCACTAGGTGCTTAGTAGAATTCATCCCCTCTTTGTGAACGTAAGTCGcccttttctctactttcctAACTTCCTCTTGAGCTTCCATGGATTCTCTGAAGGAACCACTATCAACATGATTTACATTTATAGGTATTGTGATTGTAGGGGGAGAGTCCGTACCACgagtttctattttaatttgaCGACGAAGGGTTGCAGGAGACGTGATGATCTCAGATCTTTTCTCTACAATCGGAACCGGGCTTACTGGTGAACATGGAATGGCCCCTCTGGATAACTTTGCAGTGGTGTCTTTGAGTTTGACAAGTTGTTCAGAGCGACTCCTGGGTGGAGAAGGGGAAGTATTTGCTCTGTGAATTCCAGATGTTTGTGACACAGGCCTTGGTGATGGTTCAGCAAAACTGTCCTTTTTAGGAGTCTGAGAAAACTCATCCTTAGGAGAGGTTTCTGTTCGTCGAGCGGTCGACTCGATTGTTATAAAAGTTGGTGATGGTGAGCGTGTTTttaaagaaggaggagaaaccttcctattatctaatttaatttcctGATGGGTTTTCACGTTATTATGAGTAGTTGCTTGGTGATGAGTTGCTGCTTGGCGGTGCTGGGTTTTTTCTGTGATGGTATTTTCTTTCTGCTCAGTGCTTTTATTACAGCTGACATCGACATGAGATACTTTAGATAATGCTTCATTAAGACCGGTaggtttatttctctgttttcctgctTTGGAGGATATCATGGCtgtttgaattatattttcacaGGACTCGAGCATATCCTCCGCTTGagttttaatatgcattatttcttctttaattttttctatgttACTCTCCAGAGCAATGTGAACTccatattctcttttttcttcactcAATAGCCATACCGGAATAATATTTAACAGTGTCTGAAATGTTTGAAGGCCATTTTTATCTGGCTCTGCTTCAAACTGTTTTACTCTAGACAAAATCTGTTGTAGTTCTTCACGTTTTCTCAAAAACTCCAATATATTTATAGCACACTTTCCATTATCCTTCTGAGATTCtttcacagaggaaaataaagatttGTTCTGTGTAATCTCTTGCTTTGAATCTTTAGTATTAGAAAAGATTTGTTTCTGTTGTATGCCCTTGACTCCAAGACATTTTTCTTCCTGAAGATTATTATATGGCTGCGGCAATTTTTTCTGTTCAACTTGACTTTCAGAAGTCTGTATGTGTGTTTGCTGAAAATCCTCAGTCTGTGAATCAAGATGTGTATCAGTAACCTTTTGCTTGACTACCTTCTGTTCTGATTTATTCAAATGTCCTTGTTTTCTTTCAACTATTAGTCTCTCTTCTTTTGAACGAATCATCGGTGCGCCCTCAATTGCTTCTTCCGTTCCTGGAAGTTTTCCACTCTCAGATTCTCTaaattctctctgcttctcattAACTCCATTGAGCTTACTTTCAAGGCTTTTCCCTGCAGGTTCTACAGGCAATCTTAGTGttactcttttctccttcttagGTACTTGGTAACATTTTTCAGGTACTGATTGCTTATCACTATATTCATTGcgtgcttcagttttcttggaTTCCTGGTACTGTTGTTTGGTGATGGTTCGCACGGCAACTTCAGATTGCTTTTTATGGCTTTCGTAGCTGTggtctgtttcatttaattcatgATCTAGAGTTGGAATCTTGACGGTTCTAACTTTGATACTTGGGGAAACTGGTTTACTTTGGGGCAAGTGCAGCTGCTCCAGATACTTCTGCTGTGTTTGTTGTGTACTACATTCTTGGCGACTCTGCTTCATTTCGCAAGCTGATTTAGATTGTATCATGTTCCTTGAGCTCTGTAAAACTTCCTTTTTCGTAGTACTTTTGTCTTCTGAGGCTGCTAGAACATGTTGGAGCCTCTTGGCAGCAAGTGTTACTGCTGGCATTGTGGAAAGCTGGTTATCCATACATAGTCCTAGTGCCTGAGAATGATTTTGAGAGTCTGGGTTGGGTTGGGCTATGGTGACCCCTGATTCTATTCCAGGTTGGGGAACCCCTGCGTTTGTTTTTTGTAACAGCACTTCCTTTTCCAACTctgatatattttgattttggcATTCCTTTTTGACCATGTTATAGCAAGAACTctgctgtttctgtttttcaagctGTTCTCTTTGTTGTCTGTACCTTTCTTCAGCAATCATTAAAGGTGTCTTAAATTTTCTCACATAAGGTTTTGGACTTTGTTGTCCTGAGCCCACAGGAAATGAATGAGATTTTACGAGAGgtgtttttccttgtttgtccTTGGGTGTTGAAGTTTCTGGAACTGTCTGTGAGAGAGACCTTGCAGAGTCCATAGACACTTGTTTTCTTTCACCAGTACATTTTTTAGACATATTCTGCTTTGTCTCGGTGTGTTCACTGCTAGTTGCCACCATTACTCTTTTCTCATCCTTTGAGGGAGGAATTTCACATTCTATATCTGCCAGGGAATTTTCCGATACAACTTTTGGGGAACCATGATACATTTTATCTGCTATATGCTTAGGTAGTTTGGGTTTGGGAAGTGTAGGAGGTGGTAGACGTGCTCTTGATTTCCCTGTTACGATTTTAGCCTGAGAATGAGTTTGTTGAGAGCTTGAGGCTTCTTCTTGGGAATATTGTACGAATGCTCCACTATGCTTTTCTTgaacagaggaggaaaggagatgtGCTGGTTTCAGAGATGGAGTTGGAGgacggggaggaggaggaaacactGACAGACATTCTCTTTCAGATTTCTCATCTTCTGGTGGTGGAGGAAGAAGGAGGCCTGGGAAACTTTCAAATTCAGCCTTTATCTTCTCTGTGGACAGTGAGGGAGGAAACACATTCTTTTCAGGCAATATCACTaaaggaggtggaggaggaagaggaaattctATTTCAGATGATGCATTGGAAGGTGGAGGAGAAGGTGGAGATGGAGGTGGAAGAGAGCAGTCgctttcttttacattattttcagggTTCAAGTTGATTGGATTAAAGGACATTTCCATTGCCTTTTTTAAGTCTGTGGAAGTGTTTGTCTTCATTAGAAAGTCCTGGCTGTTCAAATAAACATCAGTCTTCTGCTTTCTGTTGGTTGCCTTAAATGTATTGTGGCCTTTTTGGGAGACTTTCACTTCTGTTGTATTTGACATGTCTTGATCTACAGGCAAAGTCTGCCATACTGGTTGAGggttcactttctttttctttatatctttattagAATATTGCATTTCTTGCTTTAACAAAGTTTGTTGCTGAAAGTCCCCTGAAACTTCACAAGTTTCTCCAGCTGTCTTGTTGAGTGGACCCCGGGTTGGACTGGGCTTAGAGCTTTGTGTTTCTGTTGATATTTCAGTgttttggacattttttaaattcttcacaGGGAACGACTCAGTCTTTTGGTGTTCGTGCCTCAGTTTGCAAGTCTGAGTCCATTGCGTTCCAACTGTTTCATCAATAGATTGGGCAGAATTGAAAACAGCATCCTTCTTCTGTTCTCTCACTATCtctgattcttttgtttttagattttcctTCACTGACACAGTCGAAGTCAATTGTCTGCTCATTTGTTCATCTCGAAGATGCTGCTTTGTTGTGGTATCAGTCAAGACACCCATTCTGTCCCCTGATTCCAACacatttttaatagctttgtGGTGTGAGTTAGACAGTCTTCTAAGGCTTTTCTCAAGAGCATCATTGTTTTGTTCACGATTTATGACAATCTTTACGGTGCCTTTAGGGGCTTTTGGAAGATTAACCTCAGTTCTTTCTTCTGTTAAATTCCCATGACAAGAGGTGCCTGTAGTTTGTTTGAGAGTGTCTGTTCCCCCTTGCCACCTGGCTGCTGGCTCAAGTGGTCCTGGTCTTGGCTGCAGAACACTTTTTTTGTCCGTCTGGACAGCCACCTGATGAATCTCTGTTTTCTGCTGACCTTGTGAGGATCCGACCATCACAGCTTGCACATGTTCTTTGATTACACCTCTTTTATCCACGTCTTTGAAAGCTCTTTCTGCTTCTTTCAGATTCCTTAATGATGTTTCAAGGTCATCTCGGATAAGCTCCTTTTTCAAGATTTCTGTCCTTGTGTGTGCGGACTTTTCAAGGCATTCAATAGCTTTCTTAAAATCACCAGGGATGGCATCGGGCtgcttagtttcttttttttggtggctTGATTCCTTAAGTGACTTGAATGTAGCCAGTGTGTCaccttttataatttcttctgttttagcCAAAGTTTTCTGATTTGTGGCCTGGCTGAGGGAATTTAGGGTTGATTTCAAATCaccttttataatttcttctttgggtGTCTTACAAGATGTACTCTGATGCTCTGTCATAAAAGCCTTAACTGTATTCTGCACATCTCCTGGGATGATGTCAGTTTCATTAACTGTATGTTCAACCCGAGACCGTCTTTTCTTTAGTAACAGTTTTGTGCCCTCTACGTCACCACCGattatttcttcctccctttcttgtGTCTTAGCTGTTAGTGTCTCCTCTGATTCTGTCTGGAGTT includes these proteins:
- the XIRP2 gene encoding xin actin-binding repeat-containing protein 2 isoform X1, encoding MSPESGHSHIFEVAVGPNKPASGFAEDSAVQAEGVSDLQEVVSLKERMARYQAAVSKGDGRSFSANMMEESEMCTVPGGLARVKKQFEKDKTDSSYNTFSQYQYQHRDRSEQEVINSSQVNISRSSQEMERHEQEASKVHKMDVLGTEMASHLEKHTEEINQASQLHQYVQETVIDTPEDEEIPKVSTKVLREQFEKSAQEKVLYSDKETTPAKQIKIENEYEEILKPSSVVGTSFTSCASTSQRKETSTTRCSDHSATSSTLAQAHATSLGKTEEFPPPPPDIFQTPIDVTAFSQSPEYPSPPRIPPVPKELYSKQRNLYELNRLYKHIHPELRKNLEKEYISEVSEIVSSQVNPGSSVSADVQQARYVFENTNDSSQKVQNSEREHMEWDEILKGEVQSMRWIFENQPLDSINNGSPEEDNISKGIADQEIIAGSDVKYTTWMFETQPIDTLGDHSSGTEENAEKIPELARGDVRTARWMFETKSLDSMNKMHQSQEESVVTAIKDITGGDVKTVRYMFETQHLDRIGQLHSVDEGYLLQLRSELREIKGNVKRSIKCFETQPLYVIRDGLGQMLEIKTVHREDVEKGDVRTARWMFETQPLDTINKDITEIKVVRGISMEENVKGGVSRAKWLFETQPLEKIKEDLEEVITEMETIIGTDVSRKCWMFETQPLDILKEVPEADPLRSEEIIGGDVKTTKHLFETLPIEALKNSPDIGKLQKITASEEERGDVRHQKWIFETQPLEEIREDKKEYIQTVKLEEVDRGDVRNYTHIFESNNLIKFDASHKIEVEGITRGAVELNKSLFETTPLYAIQDHLGKYHQVKTVQQEEILRGDVRSCRWLFETRPIDQFDESIHKFQIIRGISAQEIQSGNVKSAKWLFETQPLDSIKYFSNMEELESNTEQATDIVKGDVKTCRWLFETQPMESLYEKVSLMTGSEEIHKGDVKACTRLFETQPLDTIKDDSEATVQSQTVKQEEIQGGDVRTACFLFETENLDSIQGEDGKEIKSVQMDIQAGDVSSMRHRFENQSLDSISSSSEEVLKKIKTLKAEDIQKGDVLNCRWLFENQPIDMIKEGHEGDELVKTVTDIQGGDVRKGCFIFETFSLDEIKEESDYISAKEPITEEEIKGDVKNYRMLFESQPLYAIQDREGYYHEVTTVKKEEVIHGDVRGTRWLFETKPLDSINESETVYVIKSVTQEDIQKGNVSSVRYRFETQPLDQISGESRDIVPTVDCIQGGDVKTSKQFFESENFDTNAYIRTVSVNEIQKGNVKTSTWLFETHTIDELRGEGSEYESIKTVTQQDMQKGDVKQAVWLFENQTLDSIKEADESITKITKEDIPPSDVKTTTWLFETTPLHEFNGNRIEKVEIVGKSIKETLEELYSQKVIEAPGIIIEADEVGDVRMAKYKLMNQTSPEIQKEEIIRADLRNIMVNLLSKGDSTKREIWVSEEEKGNVNLTKTQLLNRSGEFHAEKEEIVSGDVKQAIKNLFSEERSVKKGILIQEDERGDINMTIYCLLHENAGDTIEREEVIGGDVKRTIHNLLSSISNNKISERAKIDASERGNVQFFTTCIETGALDYLKQLQTESEETLTAKTQEREEEIIGGDVEGTKLLLKKRRSRVEHTVNETDIIPGDVQNTVKAFMTEHQSTSCKTPKEEIIKGDLKSTLNSLSQATNQKTLAKTEEIIKGDTLATFKSLKESSHQKKETKQPDAIPGDFKKAIECLEKSAHTRTEILKKELIRDDLETSLRNLKEAERAFKDVDKRGVIKEHVQAVMVGSSQGQQKTEIHQVAVQTDKKSVLQPRPGPLEPAARWQGGTDTLKQTTGTSCHGNLTEERTEVNLPKAPKGTVKIVINREQNNDALEKSLRRLSNSHHKAIKNVLESGDRMGVLTDTTTKQHLRDEQMSRQLTSTVSVKENLKTKESEIVREQKKDAVFNSAQSIDETVGTQWTQTCKLRHEHQKTESFPVKNLKNVQNTEISTETQSSKPSPTRGPLNKTAGETCEVSGDFQQQTLLKQEMQYSNKDIKKKKVNPQPVWQTLPVDQDMSNTTEVKVSQKGHNTFKATNRKQKTDVYLNSQDFLMKTNTSTDLKKAMEMSFNPINLNPENNVKESDCSLPPPSPPSPPPSNASSEIEFPLPPPPPLVILPEKNVFPPSLSTEKIKAEFESFPGLLLPPPPEDEKSERECLSVFPPPPRPPTPSLKPAHLLSSSVQEKHSGAFVQYSQEEASSSQQTHSQAKIVTGKSRARLPPPTLPKPKLPKHIADKMYHGSPKVVSENSLADIECEIPPSKDEKRVMVATSSEHTETKQNMSKKCTGERKQVSMDSARSLSQTVPETSTPKDKQGKTPLVKSHSFPVGSGQQSPKPYVRKFKTPLMIAEERYRQQREQLEKQKQQSSCYNMVKKECQNQNISELEKEVLLQKTNAGVPQPGIESGVTIAQPNPDSQNHSQALGLCMDNQLSTMPAVTLAAKRLQHVLAASEDKSTTKKEVLQSSRNMIQSKSACEMKQSRQECSTQQTQQKYLEQLHLPQSKPVSPSIKVRTVKIPTLDHELNETDHSYESHKKQSEVAVRTITKQQYQESKKTEARNEYSDKQSVPEKCYQVPKKEKRVTLRLPVEPAGKSLESKLNGVNEKQREFRESESGKLPGTEEAIEGAPMIRSKEERLIVERKQGHLNKSEQKVVKQKVTDTHLDSQTEDFQQTHIQTSESQVEQKKLPQPYNNLQEEKCLGVKGIQQKQIFSNTKDSKQEITQNKSLFSSVKESQKDNGKCAINILEFLRKREELQQILSRVKQFEAEPDKNGLQTFQTLLNIIPVWLLSEEKREYGVHIALESNIEKIKEEIMHIKTQAEDMLESCENIIQTAMISSKAGKQRNKPTGLNEALSKVSHVDVSCNKSTEQKENTITEKTQHRQAATHHQATTHNNVKTHQEIKLDNRKVSPPSLKTRSPSPTFITIESTARRTETSPKDEFSQTPKKDSFAEPSPRPVSQTSGIHRANTSPSPPRSRSEQLVKLKDTTAKLSRGAIPCSPVSPVPIVEKRSEIITSPATLRRQIKIETRGTDSPPTITIPINVNHVDSGSFRESMEAQEEVRKVEKRATYVHKEGMNSTKHLVPETESFDSVEIIRQVEGPHLSEHTQRYEAANRTVQMAENFVNDHENEINRWFREFEDDPVFEAKSNTRVYVNGEANHNRKQESRAFCKEGFGLTSLENTSFTGFSCNRPKELQENIPVKQPSVRSETRSLSEHFSGLDAFENQIVGSKMTVSSHNSEAGRSGFDFKHAPPTYEDVIAGHILDISDSPKELRKNFQKTWQESERVFGSLGCATSDSSAAEMRTAFQEESAFISETATPRQRNMYTLSKDSLPNGVPNSRQAEFS